A window of Bacteroidota bacterium genomic DNA:
ATGTCTCCTGTTGGACCGCCCCACTTTCACACGGTCAATCGTCTCGAGCGGTTGCTTGCTCAGCGGGCGTACGCATCTACGCCTCCGCTGGCACACCTGAGCGTGCAGAACCCGGTGGACCTCGGCGAGCACAACGAACCGGAGCCGGACCTCGCACTGCTCCGGCCTGACATGCCTGAGGACCGCATCCCCATTCCGGACGACCTTCTGCTCGTCATTGAGGTCTCTGACGCGACGCTAAACCAAGACCGACTCGTCAAGCGGCGGCTCTACGCGGCGGTGGGCGTGCCGGAGCTGTGGATCGTGGCCCTCCCGCTCGGCCTCGTCGAGGTCTACCGCTCGCCCGAGGGCGGGGACTACGCCGACCCACTCCGCCTCATGCCCGGGAGCGATCTCACCGTCGAGGCGCTGCCGGACCTCCCTCCCATCCCCGTTGCCGACGTGCTTGGCAAAAAATAGAGTCGCGTGCTGCAAGACCAGACCGTCGCCATCCTCGGAACGGGCAACATCGGGCGGGCGCTCCTCGGCGGGCTGCGCCAGGGCGACGACGTGCCCGCAGGCCGCATCCGCGTCACGCGCCGCACACCCTCGGCGCTCGACGCCCTCGCAGAGCAGTTTCCCGGGATCTGGACCGGCACTGACAACCTCGCAGCCGTGGACGGGGCAAGCGTCGTCATTCTCGCCGTCAAGCCGCAGCACATCGGCGGGCTGCTCGGCGAGATCCGGGGGCATGTGGCACCAGGTGCCGTTGTCCTTTCGGTCCTCGCCGGGATCACGACCGATGCCATTGGCGAGGCCCTCGGCGGCGAGATCGCCGTCGTCCGTTCGATGCCGAACACGCCGGCACTGGTGGGCGAGGGTGCGACGGCGATTGCCGCCGGAACGCATGCCACCGACGAGCACCTCGCGCTCGCCGAAGCCGTCTTCGCCTCGGTCGGCACCGTGGAGGTCGTGCCCGAGACCCTCATGGACGCGGTGACTGGCCTGTCCGGCAGCGGCCCGGCCTACGTCTACATGGTCATCGAGGCACTCACCGACGGCGGGGTGAAGCAGGGCCTCCCGCGCCCGACCGCGCTTCGCCTCGCCGCGCAGACTGTCCTCGGTGCGGCCAAGCTTGCGGTCGAAACCGGCAAGCACCCCGCGATCCTGCGCGACGAGGTCACCACTCCCGGCGGCACCGCGATTGCGGCCGTCGCCGACCTCGAGTCGCACGGACTGCGGACGATGCTCATCAACGCCGTCGCCACGGCCACCCAGCGCTCGCAGGAGTTGTCGGCCGCCGACTAGCGGGACCGACCAGACGTTTGGCGCGTTTATAGACGTTGTGCTTTCCCGCACGTAGCGCACCATGTTCCTCATCATCCCAGCCATCGACCTCCGAGACGGGCACTGCGTCCGCCGACAGGATGAGCAGTACGGTGCCGACGCGGACTACTTCGACGACCCCGTCCAGATGGCGAAGCTGTGGCGCGTCCAGAACGCCCGCGTGCTCCACCTCACCGACCACGACGCCGAGGCAAGCGCCGAGGGCCGGACGACCAACCACGACACGATCCGTGCCATCGCGGAAGCGCTCGATATTCCGGTCGAGGTAAAGGGCGGCGTTCGGACGGTGGACGACGTGGACGCCCTGCTCGACGCCGGAGCCTACCGTGTCGTGCTCGACCCGGCTGCGGACCCGGACGCAGCCGAGGCCGCCGTGGCGAAGCATTCGTGCAGCCGCGTCGTCGCAGCCCTGGACGCGCACCCGGGCGACGTGGACGCGGCGCTCGACCTGGAGCGCCGCGGCGTCCGGCGCATCCTCTATACCGCCGCCACGCCCGAAGGGATCGACATCGAAGCGTTCCGCACACTCGGCGCGGCGCTCGGACGGACCCGCCTCACGGCCGCCGGTGGCGTGACGGACTACGGCGACCTGCTCCGTCTCCAGGAGCTGCGGCCGTTCGGCGTGGACTCCGCCATCATCGGGCGGGCGCTCTACGAGAACCGCTTCCCCTGCCAGCAGCTCTGGTGCTGGCATGACAAGGACGACGTGGACCTCGACCACTTCTCCTCCGCCCGCCTCGCCGACGATGGCTGCGACTGACGACCAGCCGGACGATCCGCAGGCGGGCGACCCGGCCCGCATCCTCCGGTTGCTCCGCATCGCCGCTGCTCTCGTCGTCGTCTTCGGCCTCGGGCTGACGGTGTGGCTGGTCGACAAGGCCGTGCTGAACCCAGACGTGCGGGCCAAGCGCCCGAGCTGGGTCGAGGGTGTCTTCGACATGCCGTTCTGGCTCCCCCTCGTCGCGACCGTCGTAGGCGGCTCGGCGGCAGTGATCTACGTCTACGTCAAGGCGGCCCGGCGCCTCAAGTCGGGCGAGGACATCTACGGCAACAGCTTCCGCGAGCGCGCACGGGACGGGAAGCTCCGCGACGACGAACGCCGCTGACGAGGAGCGAGGTCAGCGGAAGCAACGTTCGCCGGCTTCGCGTGTCCCGGCAATGGAGCCTCTTCTTCCAAACCCACCCTCCCCTGCCATGCATCGCTTCTCAATCGCCCTGCTCGTTGCCTTCGTTCTTCCCGCCAAGCAGATCGAGGGTCGCTAACCGGCTGTGGCGCGGAGCAGTCGCTCGACGAAGCCACGCGCCTCGGCGTAGATGCCGGGCGTCGTGCTCGCGCGCGGCCCCGCCACGTTCAGCACGCGGATACCCTCGTCCCGGAGCCAGTCGGCCACGGGCTGCGCGTCGTCCGTCTCGGCCAGATCGACGACGCGCAGCGGCTTGCCGAGGGCGCGGGCGGCGTTGGCGGTGGCGGCGGTGCCGCCGGTAGGTTCGCCGCGCGTGAGGATGAGCGTCGCGTCGGCGTCGCGGACGTTCCAGCGCGTGCGCTCGACGTAATACGTGCTCGGCGTCTCGCGCAGCACGTAGCGCGAGGCAATCGGACCGTCCTCGGAGCGCCGCCCCTGCGGGCACCACCCGCCGACCGGCACGCCGAGCGCGAGGGCCGCATCCAGCGCAGCGCGGTCGACGCCGGTCTGCCCGCCGGAGTGGATGGTAAGCGAAAATTCCATCGGAACGGTTGAATCGCGGCGCGTACTGCGGCGTACCGTCGCGCGTTGTTTCTAGCAGGGCACGCCCTTTGCCCGCTGTAACCTCGCCGCTCATCTCCCAGTTTCGACTATGTCTCTCCCTCGCTTCCTGCGCACATCGCTCGCTTTCGCTGCCGTTCTCGCCGTGACCGTCCTGCCTGCCCTCCAGGCACAGGCGCAGGACAGCGACGAACTCCTCGACCGCCTGCGGATGCGGTACGAGACCACCGACGCGCTCCGGGCGCAGTTCACGCAGTCCTTCGGCGAGATGACGATGCAGGGGACGCTCGTGCTCCGCGGCGACGCCTACCGGATCGAGACCCCGGACCAGATGCTCGTCACCGACGGCACCACCTCGTGGGTCTACTCGAAGGCCGACGGCCAGGTGCTCGTCAACGACGCCATCGCCGATGAGACGACGTTCTCGCCTGCCGACTTCTTCACCAACTACCCGGAGCGCTTCAACGTCGAAGTCGGCCCGAGCGAGACCGTCGACGGCGTCGGCCACGACGTGCTCCTGCTGACCCCCAAAAGCAGCGACACGTTTCTGCGCGAGGTGACGCTCTGGGTGCGCCGCTCGGACACCCTCCCCCGCCGCGTGCAGGTCGTCGACGGCAACGGGCTGCGCATGGTGTTCGACCTCCGCGACGTAGAGGTCAACCCGCCACTCCGGGGCGACGTATTCCGCTTCACGCCGCCGCCGGGGGCTGAGGTCGTGGACCTCCGCTCCTGAGGGCGTATCCGCAACGCGCTCCCGGCGCGTACGCGACGGCTTTGCCGTAGCTTAGGGGTCCATTCGCCCCCCCGACCGTGCCGCAGCGCGCTAAAACCATCCTGGTCCAGGCCGGCTCCTTCCTGCTGGGCGGCGGCCTGCTCTACCTCGCGCTGCGGAACGTGGACTTCGCCGCGCTCGGCGAGGCGCTGGCAAGCGCGAACTACTGGTACCTCGTCCCCCTTGTGGCTTTGACGCTGGGCTCCCATGTGTTCCGGGCCTGGCGCTGGCAGATGCTCCTGGAGACCCTGCCGGCCACCGACGATGCGCAGCGCCCAGTCGGCTTCAAGGTGGCCTTCTTCTCGCTCATGATCGGGTACATGGTGAACTACGCCGCGCCGCGCCTCGGCGAGGTAGCGCGCACGGCGAACGTCGCCACGCGCTCGCGCCTGCCGTTCTCGGGCGTCTTCGGCACGGTCATCGTCGAGCGGATCGTGGACGTGCTGACGCTCGCGGTGGGCATCCTGGCAGCGGTTCTTCTGATGACCGAGGAGATGGCAACGCTGGCTCCCCTCTTCGAGCCCGCGGCAGCCCTCCTGCGCGAGCCGCCGGTGGCGTGGTCGATCATCATCACCTCCGGCCTCTTCGTCACGCTCGGCCTCGCGGCGCTCTTGCTGGCGGTCCTGCGCCGGAGCGCCCGCTCCGAAGGCCTCGCCGCCCGCGTGTCGGCGACCCTGCACTCGTTCACAAGCGGCCTGGCCTCGATTTTCCGAGCCCCGCGCCGCGTGGGCATCGTCCTCACAACGGTCGCCATCTGGGTGTGCTACCTCTTCATGGCCTACCTCCCGCTCCCGATGCTCGGCATCACTAGCATCGACCTCAGCGGCGCGTGGGTACTGCTCATCGTCGGGGCCGTGGGGATGTCGGTGCCGTCGCCGGGCGGCATCGGGTCGTACCACTACGTCACGATCCGCACGCTCGAGGGTCTGTTCGCCGTCGCCACGCCGCTGGCGACGGCCTACGCGGTGCTCTCCCACGCCGCGCAGCTCGTGCTCTATGCCGTCGCCGGGTTCGTCTGCCTCGTCTTGCAAGGCTCCGGCTTCAGCGACCTGCGCGCGGAGATCAGGCAGCGCGACGAGGCGTACCCGTAGCGTACCCGTAGCCTATCTTAGCGGTCCCCTCCGAGCTGTCCCTTCTAACCAACCTGCCCCTCCGATGCCTGTCCGCACGCTCGCCCTCGCGTTGTTCGCCGCCTTCCTCATCGCCGGATGCACGACGCCGCGCGACTCCGCCGACACGGACGGCGCGACGTCCCCCGCCGGTGGTCCCCCCAACGTGTCCACCTACGTCTACGGCACCTGGGACTACACGATGACGGCGCTCGCAGGCGGCGACACCGTGACGGGGATGCTGACGATCCCCGAGGAAGGGTCCGGTCGCTTCACGATGTCCGACGGCACCGACGCCGCGCTCGACGCGCCGGCACTGAGTGTCACCGCGCCGAACTTCGTCCTCGACGGGCGGGTGCTGGCCGACGAGCCGTTCGGCCTCTCGCTCGCGGGATCCGTAGCCGGCGACAACATGGAGGCCGAAGCCAACCTCGACGGCATGGGAGCCTACCGTCTCACCGCGACGCGCGTGCAAGAGTAGGAAGTTGTTCGGGTTTTCGGCGTAGGAGGCGAGAGCAAGCGAGGAGCCGGTCCGGCACGAAGCGCAGACCAGCCGTGAGGTTCGGCGATACAGGGCGACGCAGCCGGTCGGTTCCGCAGCCGGTCGCAGCCCGCGATCACAAATCCGAGCAGCTTCTAAATGCAGCAGCAGGCTCAGGTTGACAGGTATGTCATCCCGAACGTGGTTCGGACCGCGCAGCAGCGGCGCAGCCCATCTACGGGCCACGCCCCAGATCCCGGATCGGGGTCCGGGATGACAAAGAAGAAAGCCTGTCCGTCTCAACGTGCCAGAGGACTGAGCTCCGCGCCTGCCTAGCGGTGCACGTTCTTCGACGTGTCGCGGACGCCGTCTTTGTACCGGAGCACCTGGCGCCGAAGCTGGCGCACGCAGCCGTTGACGGCTTCCTGGTAGGTCGGGGCGGCCTCCTGCGCCGTCAGCGTCCGGCGCGACACGTTGACCTTGACCTCGGCCCGCGTCGAGCCGCCGGCCTCCTGGCCCTCCAGCACCACATGGGCGTCGTGGATACCGTCGTAGTAGCGTTCGAGCCGGGCCACAGCGGCCTCGATGAGC
This region includes:
- a CDS encoding Uma2 family endonuclease: METTDAAAVLALAPFERLFTREEYHTLACAGVLTEDDRVELIRGRIVTMSPVGPPHFHTVNRLERLLAQRAYASTPPLAHLSVQNPVDLGEHNEPEPDLALLRPDMPEDRIPIPDDLLLVIEVSDATLNQDRLVKRRLYAAVGVPELWIVALPLGLVEVYRSPEGGDYADPLRLMPGSDLTVEALPDLPPIPVADVLGKK
- the proC gene encoding pyrroline-5-carboxylate reductase, giving the protein MLQDQTVAILGTGNIGRALLGGLRQGDDVPAGRIRVTRRTPSALDALAEQFPGIWTGTDNLAAVDGASVVILAVKPQHIGGLLGEIRGHVAPGAVVLSVLAGITTDAIGEALGGEIAVVRSMPNTPALVGEGATAIAAGTHATDEHLALAEAVFASVGTVEVVPETLMDAVTGLSGSGPAYVYMVIEALTDGGVKQGLPRPTALRLAAQTVLGAAKLAVETGKHPAILRDEVTTPGGTAIAAVADLESHGLRTMLINAVATATQRSQELSAAD
- a CDS encoding HisA/HisF-related TIM barrel protein translates to MFLIIPAIDLRDGHCVRRQDEQYGADADYFDDPVQMAKLWRVQNARVLHLTDHDAEASAEGRTTNHDTIRAIAEALDIPVEVKGGVRTVDDVDALLDAGAYRVVLDPAADPDAAEAAVAKHSCSRVVAALDAHPGDVDAALDLERRGVRRILYTAATPEGIDIEAFRTLGAALGRTRLTAAGGVTDYGDLLRLQELRPFGVDSAIIGRALYENRFPCQQLWCWHDKDDVDLDHFSSARLADDGCD
- a CDS encoding putative molybdenum carrier protein — encoded protein: MEFSLTIHSGGQTGVDRAALDAALALGVPVGGWCPQGRRSEDGPIASRYVLRETPSTYYVERTRWNVRDADATLILTRGEPTGGTAATANAARALGKPLRVVDLAETDDAQPVADWLRDEGIRVLNVAGPRASTTPGIYAEARGFVERLLRATAG
- a CDS encoding outer membrane lipoprotein carrier protein LolA, which encodes MSLPRFLRTSLAFAAVLAVTVLPALQAQAQDSDELLDRLRMRYETTDALRAQFTQSFGEMTMQGTLVLRGDAYRIETPDQMLVTDGTTSWVYSKADGQVLVNDAIADETTFSPADFFTNYPERFNVEVGPSETVDGVGHDVLLLTPKSSDTFLREVTLWVRRSDTLPRRVQVVDGNGLRMVFDLRDVEVNPPLRGDVFRFTPPPGAEVVDLRS
- a CDS encoding lysylphosphatidylglycerol synthase transmembrane domain-containing protein, producing MPQRAKTILVQAGSFLLGGGLLYLALRNVDFAALGEALASANYWYLVPLVALTLGSHVFRAWRWQMLLETLPATDDAQRPVGFKVAFFSLMIGYMVNYAAPRLGEVARTANVATRSRLPFSGVFGTVIVERIVDVLTLAVGILAAVLLMTEEMATLAPLFEPAAALLREPPVAWSIIITSGLFVTLGLAALLLAVLRRSARSEGLAARVSATLHSFTSGLASIFRAPRRVGIVLTTVAIWVCYLFMAYLPLPMLGITSIDLSGAWVLLIVGAVGMSVPSPGGIGSYHYVTIRTLEGLFAVATPLATAYAVLSHAAQLVLYAVAGFVCLVLQGSGFSDLRAEIRQRDEAYP
- a CDS encoding HPF/RaiA family ribosome-associated protein, which codes for MQTRITARHTNLPAGARPLIEAAVARLERYYDGIHDAHVVLEGQEAGGSTRAEVKVNVSRRTLTAQEAAPTYQEAVNGCVRQLRRQVLRYKDGVRDTSKNVHR